In Streptomyces erythrochromogenes, the DNA window CTTCAATTGTCGCCCGGATCCGGGTCAGACCGGTCGAGCGGATGTCCACGCAGGTCCGAGGGGCGATTTCCAGCCCTTTTGGCTGTGGGACAGCTCACCGCCTTGTCACGATTGGCTAATGGGATGATGTCAACCATGAAGGGACGCGTCCTCGTCGTCGACGACGACACCGCGCTGGCCGAGATGCTCGGCATTGTGCTGCGGGGAGAAGGTTTTGAGCCGTCGTTCGTAGCGGACGGTGACAAGGCGCTGGCCGCCTTCCGGGAGGCGAAGCCCGATCTGGTCCTGCTGGACCTCATGCTGCCCGGACGGGACGGCATAGAGGTGTGCAGGCTGATCAGGGCCGAGTCCGGCGTGCCGATCGTCATGCTCACCGCCAAGAGCGACACGGTGGACGTGGTCGTGGGCCTCGAGTCCGGGGCCGACGACTACATCGTCAAGCCGTTCAAGCCGAAGGAGCTGGTGGCCCGTATCCGAGCCCGTCTGCGCCGGTCGGAGGAGCCCGCGCCCGAGCAGCTGGCCATCGGTGACCTGGTCATCGACGTGGCCGGGCACTCGGTCAAGCGCGACGGCGCCTCGATCGCCCTGACCCCGCTCGAGTTCGACCTGCTGGTCGCGCTCGCGCGCAAGCCCTGGCAGGTGTTCACCCGCGAGGTGCTGCTGGAGCAGGTCTGGGGCTACCGGCACGCGGCGGACACCCGCCTGGTCAACGTGCATGTGCAGCGTCTGCGCTCGAAGGTCGAGAAGGACCCGGAGCGCCCCGAGATCGTCGTGACGGTGCGCGGTGTCGGCTACAAGGCCGGACCCAGCTGACGTGCAGTCCGGCACCTCGGGCAGGGTCCGGGGCGGTTCCCGCCTGTGGACCGGCAGACTGCTCCGGGACGGGGCGCCCGCCGGCAGGATGCTGCGGCTGTTCGTACGTCTCGTACGACGACCGCTGCTTCCGGCTGTCCGGCTGTGGCGCCGCAACATCCAGCTCCGGGTGGTCGCGGCCACCCTGCTGATCTCGCTCTCCGTGGTCCTGGCCCTGGGCTTCGTCGTCATCGCTCAGGTCAGCAAGGGTCTCCTCGACGCGAAGGAGGAAGCCGCGCAGAGCCAGGCCGCGGGCGGGTTCGCGGTGGCGCAGGAGAAGGCCAACACCCCCGCGACCGTGGACGGGCCCGACGCAACCGACAACAAGGTCGGCCGTGACGCCAGTACGTGGATGAACTCCCTGGTCAAGCAGCTGGCCAGTGGTGGGCAGACCGCCTTCGAGGTGGCCGCGCTCGGTGCCGGCACCGGGGAGCAGTCGCAGCCCGGCGCGCAGGGCGTCCGCGGTGCCCGCGCCTCCGGGAACGTGGATCCGACGGCCAGCGTGCCGATCAGCCTGCGGCGGGCCGTCAACCACGCCACCGGCACGTTCAAGACCTTCTCGGAGATCCGCTACACCAGCGGGGCGGACAAGAAGGAGCCCGAGCCGGCGCTGGTCGTCGGCAAGCGGCTGACCGACATCAACGGCGATCCGTACGACCTGTACTACCTCTTCCCGCTCACGCAGGAGGAGGAGTCCCTCAATCTGATCAAGGTCACCATCGTGACCGCGGGGCTGTTCGTCGTCGTCCTGCTCTGCGGTATCGCCTGGCTCGTCGTACGCCAGGTGGTGACCCCGGTCCGGATGGCCGCCGGGATCGCCGAGCGGCTCTCGGCCGGGCGGCTCCAGGAGCGGATGAAGGTCACCGGCGAGGACGACATCGCCCGCCTGGGCGAGGCCTTCAACAAGATGGCGCAGAACCTCCAGAGCAAGATCCAGCAGCTGGAGGAGCTGTCCCGGATGCAGCGCCGGTTCGTCTCGGACGTCAGCCACGAGCTGCGGACCCCGCTGACGACGGTGCGGATGGCCGCTGACGTCATCCACGACGCCCGCGTCGACTTCGACCCGGTGACGGCGCGCTCCGCCGAGCTGCTCGCCGGGCAGCTCGACCGCTTCGAGTCGCTCCTCGCCGACCTGCTGGAGATCAGCCGCTTCGACGCCGGGGCGGCGGCCCTGGAGGCCGAGCCGATCGACCTGCGCGAGGTGGTGCGCCGCGTCATCGACGGGGCGGAGCCGCTCGCGGAGCACAAGGGCACCCGGATCCGGGTCCTCGGCGATTCCCAGCCGGTGATCGCCGAGGCGGACTCGCGGCGCGTCGAGCGGGTGCTGCGCAACCTCGTCGTCAACGCCGTGGAGCACGGTGAGGGGCGGGACGTGGTGGTCCGGCTGGCGTCCGCGGGCGGGGCCGTCGCCGTCGCCGTACGCGACTACGGCGTCGGGCTCAAGCCCGGTGAGGCGACCCGCGTCTTCAACCGTTTCTGGCGGGCCGACCCGGCGCGGGCGCGCACGACCGGCGGGACCGGCCTCGGCCTGTCCATCGCCGTCGAGGACGCCCGGCTGCACGGCGGCTGGCTCCAGGCCTGGGGCGAGCCGGGCGGCGGCTCGCAGTTCCGGCTGACGCTGCCGCGCACGGCGGACGAGCCGCTGCGGGGCTCGCCCATCCCGCTGGAGCCCGAGGACTCCCGGGCGAACCGGGCCAGGGCCGCCGCGGACGCCGCGGCCTCGGACACCGGGGCGGAGCGCCCGGCGGCCGATGCCGGGGACCGCTCGTCGATACCGCCGCGCTCGCCCGTCGCCGGGGCGCAGTCGGTGCCCGCCGACCCGACCGCTCTGCCGGGGAACGGGGCCCGGGTCGTGGCCCGCCCCGCCGAGCAGGCACAACAGGAGGATCGAGCCGATGGACGGTGAGCCCGTGGACGCGCGGTGGGGGAGCGCACGGGTGAAGGGCCGGCGCCTGCGCACGGTGCGGGCGTACGCCTTCCCAGCGGCCGGGCTGCTCCTGGCGGGGTGCGCCTCGATGCCCGACAGCGGCGAGATCCGCGCGGTGCAGGCCTCGCAGGGCGTGGACTCGCAGGTGCGGGTGTTCGGCGTACCGCCCGCGGACAAGGCCACTCCGGCGGAGATCGTCGACGGCTTCCTGGAGGCGATGACCAGCGACGACCCGCAGCTGGAGACCGCCCGCAAGTACCTCACGCCGGCCGCCGCGAAGTCCTGGAAGCCCGGCTCCGCCGTCACCGTGCTCTCTTCCGGCCTCAACCGGGTCGCGGTCCGGGGCGAGAAGGACCCCGAGGGGCCCCGCTGGAAGGTGACCGGCAAGAAGCTCGCGACCGTCGACGAGCACAGCGCGTACCAGCCGCAGACCGGGGCGAGGGAGTACGAGGAACAGCTCCAGCTCGTCCAGGACGAGGACAAGCAGTGGCGCATCTCGACGCCGCCGAGCGGCCTCGTGCTCAGCGAGTCGGACTTCCAGCGCATCTACATGCCGGTGAACAAGTACTACTTCGCGGGCAGCACGCTCGTCGCCGACCCGGTCTACGTGCGCCAGCGCACCGACCCCGATTCGCGGATGGACCCGACCACGCAGACGGTGCAGTCGCTGCTCGCCGGGCCGTCCCGGTGGCTCGCGCCGGTCGTGGAGTCCAGCTTCCCCACCGGTACGGAACTGCGCACGGGCACCAAGTCCCTCTCGTACGACGGCCAGAACACGCTGCGCGTGCCGCTGAACGACAAGGTGGGCAACGTCGCGCAGCCGCAGTGCAAGAAGATGGCCACCCAACTCCTCTACACCGTCAAGGACCTGACGGGCTCTCGGCTCGACCAGGTCGAACTGCTGCGCTCCAGTGACGACAAGACGTCGTCGCTGTGCTCGGTGACCTCGGTGAGCGCGGACGCGATCGCCAACCGGCCCAAGATTCCCGAGTTCCAGTACTTCGTGGACAACGAGAAGCGGCTGGTCCGGATGAAGCTCGACGTGAGCAGCGAGGACCAGCAGACCCGTACCGAGCCGGTGCCGGGGCCGTTGGCGGCCGTTCCCGTGTTCAAGGTCAGCTCGGCGGCGGTCTCGCACGACGAGCGGCGCGCGGCCGTGGTCTCTGAGGACGGGCACGGGCTGTACGTCGTGTCGCTGGTCGGGGGCGGGCCGATGCCGGCGCAGGTGCCGATCGGCAAGGGCGGCAAGGCGGAGACGCTGACGGCGCCGAGCTGGGACGCCTCGGGCGACGTGTGGGTCGCGGACCGGGATCCGCAGCACCCGGGGCTGTGGCGGGTGCCGGGCGGGACCGCAGCGCCCGAGAGGGTGCAGGTGGCGGGGCTCGACGGCCAGCGGATCGCCTCGCTGAAGGTGTCCGCCGACGGCGCGCGGATCGCGCTGCTGCTGGAGAAGGACGCCAACAGCAAGATCCTTTACATCGGGCGGATCGAGCGGCCCGACGCGAAGGGCGACGTCTCCGCGGTGTCGGTGCGCGAGCTGCGTCCCGCGGCGCCGCAGATGGAGAACGTGACGACGATGAGCTGGGCCCCGCGGGGCCGGCTGCTGGTGGTGGGCCGGGAGAAGGGCGGGGTGCAGCAGGCCCGCTACATGCTGGCGGACGGCTCGATGGTCGCGGCGAGCCTGCCGGGGGCCACGGGGCTGGCCGAGGTCGCGGTCGCGGCCGCGGAGGACGAGTCGAAGCCGAAGCCGGTGCTGGCGTTCTCCGAGGACGGGATCGTCTGGCTGCCGCCGGGGGCGCAGTGGCGCACGGTGGTCGAGGGCGGCCGGTCCCCGGTCTACCCGGGCTGAGGCGCGGCAGCTCTCGGGTCGGCACGGCCCGGCCATGGCCAGCCGCGGCCGGACGGTCGTCCACAGGGGTGGCCGCCCGGGGTCCGGGCCGCCAGGGTGGAGCCATGCGGGGGTGGTGGCAGGAGCTCGCCGGGCTGGTCCTGCCGGTGGACTGCGCCGGGTGCGGTGCCGTCCGCGTACTGGTGTGCGCCGACTGCAGGGGCGCGCTCAGCGGGGCCGTGGCGGGGCTGGTGCGGCCGTCTCCTCGTCCCGAGGGGCTGCCGGTGGTACAGGCGGCCGCCGCCTACGAGGGAGCCGTACGCGCCGTTCTGCTGGCCCACAAGGAGCGCGGGGCGCTCCCGCTGGCCGGGGTGCTGGGCGCCGCGCTGGCGGCGGCCGTCCTGGCGGGCGGGACGGCGCCCGGGCGGGGCGAGGTGGCGCTGGTGCCGGTCCCGTCGGCGCGGCGGCAGGTGCGGGCGCGCGGGCACGATCCGGCGCGCAGGATCGCCCTGGCCGCGGCGGGGCGGCTGCGGCGGGCCGGGGTTCCCGCGCGCGTGGCGCCCGTACTGGGGCTGCGGCGGGCGGTGGCGGACCAGGCGGGCCTGGGGGCCCGGCAGCGCCGGGAGAACCTCGCCGGGGCGCTGGCGGTGCGCCGGGACGGGGCACGGCTGACGGGCGGGGCCCGGATCGTACTGGTGGACGACGTGGTCACCACCGGGGCGACGCTGGCCGAGGCGGCACGGGCGGTGCGTGCGGCGGGTCTGGTGGGCGGACCGGCGGCGGGGCCGGGAGCCGTGCTGCGGGCAGCCGTGGTCGCCGCGCCGGCCGACTCCTTCGCGCGGGGTCCCCGGACGGGGGCGCGGTGACCTGCAACGTCTCGGGGAGGAAAAACCCGTGAATACATTTGGAACTGGAGGGGAAGGCCCATCGTTGCAGGTAGTACGAGGGAACGGCCACTGGACTGGAAGTACGTGCCAGTAGCGGGTGCCGACAACCGTCATACAGGGATATGTTCGGTTGTAAGGAACTCAGGAGGCTGTTCTCTCGACTCCGAAGTCGGTGGGGTGTAGATCTTGCCGATGGGGGAGGAGGAGGTGAAAGTCGCCAAGTCCGAGGCTCCGGCCTTCACCGGAGTCTGGTGCGAAAGGGAGACGCTTCGCCCCGTCGGGCGGAGCTATCCGGGAACGGAGTTCTGCGTGGACA includes these proteins:
- a CDS encoding ComF family protein, which gives rise to MRGWWQELAGLVLPVDCAGCGAVRVLVCADCRGALSGAVAGLVRPSPRPEGLPVVQAAAAYEGAVRAVLLAHKERGALPLAGVLGAALAAAVLAGGTAPGRGEVALVPVPSARRQVRARGHDPARRIALAAAGRLRRAGVPARVAPVLGLRRAVADQAGLGARQRRENLAGALAVRRDGARLTGGARIVLVDDVVTTGATLAEAARAVRAAGLVGGPAAGPGAVLRAAVVAAPADSFARGPRTGAR
- a CDS encoding LpqB family beta-propeller domain-containing protein, with translation MDGEPVDARWGSARVKGRRLRTVRAYAFPAAGLLLAGCASMPDSGEIRAVQASQGVDSQVRVFGVPPADKATPAEIVDGFLEAMTSDDPQLETARKYLTPAAAKSWKPGSAVTVLSSGLNRVAVRGEKDPEGPRWKVTGKKLATVDEHSAYQPQTGAREYEEQLQLVQDEDKQWRISTPPSGLVLSESDFQRIYMPVNKYYFAGSTLVADPVYVRQRTDPDSRMDPTTQTVQSLLAGPSRWLAPVVESSFPTGTELRTGTKSLSYDGQNTLRVPLNDKVGNVAQPQCKKMATQLLYTVKDLTGSRLDQVELLRSSDDKTSSLCSVTSVSADAIANRPKIPEFQYFVDNEKRLVRMKLDVSSEDQQTRTEPVPGPLAAVPVFKVSSAAVSHDERRAAVVSEDGHGLYVVSLVGGGPMPAQVPIGKGGKAETLTAPSWDASGDVWVADRDPQHPGLWRVPGGTAAPERVQVAGLDGQRIASLKVSADGARIALLLEKDANSKILYIGRIERPDAKGDVSAVSVRELRPAAPQMENVTTMSWAPRGRLLVVGREKGGVQQARYMLADGSMVAASLPGATGLAEVAVAAAEDESKPKPVLAFSEDGIVWLPPGAQWRTVVEGGRSPVYPG
- the mtrA gene encoding two-component system response regulator MtrA translates to MMSTMKGRVLVVDDDTALAEMLGIVLRGEGFEPSFVADGDKALAAFREAKPDLVLLDLMLPGRDGIEVCRLIRAESGVPIVMLTAKSDTVDVVVGLESGADDYIVKPFKPKELVARIRARLRRSEEPAPEQLAIGDLVIDVAGHSVKRDGASIALTPLEFDLLVALARKPWQVFTREVLLEQVWGYRHAADTRLVNVHVQRLRSKVEKDPERPEIVVTVRGVGYKAGPS
- the mtrB gene encoding MtrAB system histidine kinase MtrB, with the translated sequence MLRLFVRLVRRPLLPAVRLWRRNIQLRVVAATLLISLSVVLALGFVVIAQVSKGLLDAKEEAAQSQAAGGFAVAQEKANTPATVDGPDATDNKVGRDASTWMNSLVKQLASGGQTAFEVAALGAGTGEQSQPGAQGVRGARASGNVDPTASVPISLRRAVNHATGTFKTFSEIRYTSGADKKEPEPALVVGKRLTDINGDPYDLYYLFPLTQEEESLNLIKVTIVTAGLFVVVLLCGIAWLVVRQVVTPVRMAAGIAERLSAGRLQERMKVTGEDDIARLGEAFNKMAQNLQSKIQQLEELSRMQRRFVSDVSHELRTPLTTVRMAADVIHDARVDFDPVTARSAELLAGQLDRFESLLADLLEISRFDAGAAALEAEPIDLREVVRRVIDGAEPLAEHKGTRIRVLGDSQPVIAEADSRRVERVLRNLVVNAVEHGEGRDVVVRLASAGGAVAVAVRDYGVGLKPGEATRVFNRFWRADPARARTTGGTGLGLSIAVEDARLHGGWLQAWGEPGGGSQFRLTLPRTADEPLRGSPIPLEPEDSRANRARAAADAAASDTGAERPAADAGDRSSIPPRSPVAGAQSVPADPTALPGNGARVVARPAEQAQQEDRADGR